The sequence agaaaataaaactaataaagatAAACGAAATAAGATACTTTTATCTGATGATAAtgtaatagtaatatttatttttgactaaTGAGACGTTAGTATTAGGTATCAAGATTCTCAGAATTATTTAACGAAAGCTAATGCGTCGGAAGTTCACAAAGGTTTTAAAAAGGTCGCATCAAGAACTCTATGAATTTTTTAGTGTTGGTTCatgtcgttttttttaaaaagttaaccCTTTACTGCAACTCACCTGAAAGTTAATCATGATGTTTTATTCCGCTgaaagttagcctttgactgcaaactcacctggtggtaagtaataagtcatgatgcagtttaagatgacTGGGCTTACCTTTTAGGGGCGCGGCAGTTTTACaatgtgtaaccgaattacgaaaaatattaaatcaaaagcagcatatttattttaccacacaaactaattcaaaacattctaagtgtttacttctgACAtcccttttgaagataaaataccaacaTGCGCATAGTAGCTacgttacgcgacgcgtacctaaaaaAGCGCCAGGAGTCACtcgattttaattatgcatattAGAActgtctgatttatttcagtaaaagctatggtcgtggtttactcgaaaacttgtagcgtttcggtttcacagataagtctcagaggcagtacataatatacctctaagcctgtgaagtattatttcggttttcatataCGTTGTATAAAACCCATAGCTCTATCTGTTTCTGTGCAACATCGTAACCTACCACGGTcgaaaccagagaaaattctgaaattataacttCCAAAGTTtctaaggccaccaaattgtactctcttgctttgtatttatatctctgtaactccttctttttctttggtgtacaataaaagtgtattcattcattcaacttcccaaattgcccttgccgggggtcgaacccgggacctctatGAGACCACACAACTTACCACTGCGTTTAGGCCACCGATAAGCATTTAAAACCGTTTAAATGCGACATGGACAACGAACGGACAGTTGAGTCCCCAAAAAGTGTTGTACGGTAATCTGTAGTTGAAAAGACTGAGGAAGTctattaatatttgttgtagAGTGAGATATGAAAGATTAAGCTGCTTCTGAAAGCTTCCGATGGATACAACTTGAAAGATCTCCGCTGCATCTCAAAATATGACCATGCCTATATTCATGTCAGCAATTATTTGATGTCTTATTTGgcataatataaacaagaaataaatatactaagacagtTCACACATCGGCATGTAGCCtcataataagtaatatgtatGCTATTGTGTCACCGTGAGGTCTAAGTATTAGGAATTCGTAATTTCAAAATTGGCTTCCATCTAGTCCTGCATCGTGACTTGCAATCATATGAAATTGTAAATGTTGAGTAAGCTTCATAGGCTAATCAAGTGACTGCAAGTCCTATATATAGTCCTGcgacttgaattttaaactgtAGAGTCTGTGGAATGACACTGTAGTTTGTTGTTAAAGTGGGTAGTTCTAAACAATATTCTTTAATAATctcttattatgtaaaaatgaAAGGAATTCCTATAAATAAGTCAGTAACTAGATAAAGGTGTGCTTTTTTCAGTAACTAACTCAAAGTCGCAACGTAGACTTTGAGAGAGGGAAAATTACATTATGTTCGTGAGTTTATCGTAGgcattttagaaataataaggTTGTTTGGAATGTTTGATAAGAATTGACGTCAATTATAGCCAGACACCCTAgctaaccaaaataaaataaataataaagacttCTAGACTCACcgtatgaaaaacaaaaatctcaCACCCAGTTAGAGACGTGAGGAGAAATGTAAAGTGAAATGGGTCAGGTACCTGACGAGTGAGGCCACTTGAGCTTGTCAAGACTTTGAATGTAAAACAAAAGACCATTGCTTTAAGTTTGTTTTGTTCCGATTAAGGGGCAATTTGAACCAAAAGATGATATCTATCAAAAAAGATAAGAGAACTGTAATTGGGCACTTACGCGAGTCCTAAAACAAATTTAGGATGTACGATGTGTTGTAGGAGGATTGACTACTAACTGGCGTTTCTTTTTCATCTTAGTTCAATACTCACGCTCATAGCGTACGAAAATAGGTAAAATTTTGTTGGCTAGAAACTTAACTGCTTGACCTagcttttaagtttttaatagaaCTGGTCCGAAAGTAATaccatcatgcttatttctgccgaaaAGCAGCATTGCAATGGGTTCTGCTGTgcagcgatgatagcccagtgggtagctcgacttacctttcggggggccgagttcgaagcccAGCAAACTTACTTAACTTACTCAACTTATAAATTAACTTAACTTACTTCTAACTTGTCTTAAGTAAAtgaatatcatttgcttcaacggcgaaattatcgtgaggaaacctgcatgccccagagttctccgtaatgttctcataggtgcgtggagtccaccgatccgcactgggccccGCTGCCGCACTGCCTTAACCATTTCTCACCGTGGGAGACCAGTGCCCacaagtgggccggtaatttgtTTGTCTCTtagattattacaataaaacaaaaaaaaatattataattgacggccgattagcgcagtttgcagcgaccctgctttctgagtccaaggccgtgggctcgattcccactactggaaaacgtttgtgtgatgagcatgaatgtttttctgtgtctgggcgttgatatgtatattgtaagtatttatatatattattcattaaaatatttatcagtcatctgagtaacgaaagctacgcttactttggggttagatagcgatgtatgtattgtcgtagtcacatttattcatttatattattttctggtTAAAGTACTCGATTCAGGTCCCTAAAGGAATCGTAGGTTTGTTAAGACATTcggataaaaaaaactaaatgctGTGTAATCTTACAAATTATACTGTAAGTTTTAACAAGGAGGCATATTTACCCCAGATCTTTAGAACTTTTACGCAAGTGAAGTGTTAGACGAACTGTTAGCCACCAATATCAGATGCCCCAATAATGGCAAACGTGAAATTAATAACGAAACTGGTAATAATGAAGTGATTCTTAGTCCTACTATTAAAAAGCCACAGTACCACATTCTTAGTCTGAGAGCTAGTACATAGTAAAATTTTTCCTTTCGAGATCGTTTATGGCGCTCTACAGCAAGTTTTAGGACtacaaatatatacaattttggGTTAAAATAACCCCACATATGGCAACGATTATCATTAGATGTTATCATGTTAGTGGTATACGTAATACCCGCCCAAGCATACCGAGCGTCGGCCTAACGAGCTTTCAGAGGCACTGgggtaaaatattgttttcatttgtAACGTTTGTATTTGCTTATTCTATCTATttctagttttatattttatcgctTTGGGGTAACTATTACaagaataattgtattttatatggTATGTTGGTCTCAAAGCCGTTATAAAACCTAATTATTAGGATATTATGTCAGGAATATAACCGCATCGCAATTTTTAAGACATTTACAGCCTTACAAATTAAAACGAGCCATACCTTCTCaataaatatagattaatatatgacttttttttatcatagttTCATAGTTTCAACTATGAAAAACATGACTTATTGCGACGTTGTGCAACGCCCCTTAAGCTCCGTCCACACGGCGCGTTGCGTTGCGTTGCGTCGTCGCAACGCAAATATTTTGACGCATAGCCGGCCACACGGGCGCTGCAGCGTTACTATGACGCAGTCAACGTTCCGTCGGCGCAGCGGCGACGCACAGTTGCGGcaagtattttgaaaaaaattcgcAGTCAGTCTATAGCAAATCATGGATCGGAAAAGACGTCTAGCATTGCTCCTATTACTACGTCACCGCCGAAATCGACGCAAGATCACAAGACGGTACTGGATCAGTCCTTTCATTTCATTAAGAAATCGTGatggacagtttttttttttagaatatcgGGAGTTGCTATTAGACGAaaagaagttttataatttttttagaatgaGTGTATCCAGCTTCGAATGTTTATTGAAGTCCTTAGAACCACACATACGaaaaaactatactaatatGAGGAATCCAGTGGAACCAGTAGAAATGCTGGGAATCACTTTAaggtaactatataaatatatttaagtaataaaaatataacagtttttttggtttgtttaattAGTAATCAACTCACAAATAATCAGCAattgtcataattttaaatttagacatTATTTAAGAGAGATATCATCCagtaattacaaattagaaaaatCGTATTCAGTTTCTTCACTTGCTTGAGATGTTTCTGGAGAtgtaattgaattattaaaatcagaaatgtatgTACTTTGAAAATTTGCTGTTTGATACCCATATGGTGGTTGGTGAGACGTTGATGGGCCACTCACATATGATGATGTTTGTCCATACCGCATTTCATCTATAATTTGTATAACTTTACTTTGGAAACGGAGAGTTTCTCGGTCGGAAAATTCTTGAATAGATGGCAATATAGCTCTGAAAAAGGACATATGGCGATTTTCCGGCTCCTTGAGAAGTTTTAGTCCTTCTCTTTCAAACTCATCCATTTGCATTGCCCTTTTGCGCGCGACTGGAACATAGCGCGGAGTGTTGTCTGTGGTAATGTCATCATTTGTAGACGTAGATTCATTGTTGATTTCTCTAGGCGAGTCTAAGCTAGATTCGGTGGCATTTTGTTCCACTTTTCTCAAAAAAAGGAGTTGATTGTATAAATGATACTTCTTCAGTTTCGTAGCGCCCGAGCCCGATTTtgatgcttcttttaatttttttgaatatctgAAGTAATTATCTTTTACACttctccatttttttattaaatcattaccTGCAAAACCAATAGTAaacatgatttaataatttatacatagtGAATTTctcgataaaatttaatgacATATTCAGATATCGTTAACAAACACTATGTGACCGACTCTGGAATCGTGAAAATATAACAGCTGTTACATACAAAAAGCAATACCTACTGAATCAAAATGTATGCAACAGCTGCTATTTTTTTCGCGATTCCAGAATTAATTGGTTACATAGAGAAAGTTATTTGCTATCGATGTCTGAATatgtcagtattttttttcgggtatctatctatctcataaatgcatattataataattattttcttttcagatACCTAGGAAGTGGAAATTCAATAACTGAtttacatttcaaattcaaacgGGGAAAATCTACTATTGCATATATAATACAAAGAGTTTGTCGTGCTATATGGACCAATCTTCTTCGAGACAACATCCCTGAACTGACAACTGAAAGTTTCCAAACAATAGCGAGGGGTTTTGATGTAAAGGCAAATTTTCCTCAATGTGTTGGTGCCATCGACGGCAAACATATCCGCGTGTGTAATCCTGCAAATAGTggctcacttttttttaattataaagcctTTTTTTCGATTGTGTTGCTAGCTATTGTGGATTCAAATTACAAATTCGTATTTGTCGACATCGGTGCATACGGAAAAGAATGCGATTCAACCATATTACAAAATTCTAAACTGTACGAGCTAATGATTAACAACAACTTACCACTACCTCAACCCCAGCCACTCTCTGGTAGCAATATACCAACCCCGTATGTATTTGTGGGTGACGAAGCTTTTGGACTGAGCAAACATATTATGCGTCCATATGGCGGTCAAAATCTCGACTTACAACAAAAGGTTTTCAATTACCGTCTAAGCAGAGCCAGAAGATATGTCGAATGCGCTTTTGGGATTATGGCTAACAAATGGCGCATTTTTCACAGACCGATAGACGTGTCCTATGACTTCGCTACTGACATTATAAAAGCATGTTGTGTATTACACAATTTTGTCGCTGATCGAGACGGTTTTAGACAAAGAGATAAATTTGCTATAAGTGTTGATGAATTTCTCCCAATACAACCCGTACATGAAGAACAGACAGCACCGAATGTCATAAGACAGCAATATGCGACCTATTTTATGACTAGAGGAACTCTGCCTTGGCAGCTAAATAAGGTATAATTGTATTATGAGGGTTTTCAAGATTTTCTTGCACCGCCAATTCCGCgatcagtaaaaaaataatattttatacctactcaGCGTAGTCTAGGTTAGTTTTGagctaagtaataaaatagtacTCACGCTAATCTAAATTCcctaagttttaaaattttagagtGTCGAGATATTAATTGAGTAGTCCACTTTCAAACCCCGTTAAGTTTATGCagcaattaattgagaaaactaattaaaatgtttagacttaaaattacgatattaagatgcatttttttgtgtattacatGAACTTAGTAGCACAtcgaattaaattatgttagcaaataaaatcactctttcataataatcatttaatttgcattttaaaattaaacatagctagttttgcaaaagattttttaacatagATAGTTTTGCAGTTGTATGCAATCAACATAGGCAGTtttgaaataatcaaatataagcttctattttcctctactcttaagaaattacaatttttatctattattacacTCTTAAGTCTATTTCTTCGTGTATTATGGTTTCTTCATTATCAGTCTCTTCTATAACA comes from Pararge aegeria chromosome 9, ilParAegt1.1, whole genome shotgun sequence and encodes:
- the LOC120626180 gene encoding protein ALP1-like isoform X2; the encoded protein is MTQSTFRRRSGDAQLRMSVSSFECLLKSLEPHIRKNYTNMRNPVEPVEMLGITLRYLGSGNSITDLHFKFKRGKSTIAYIIQRVCRAIWTNLLRDNIPELTTESFQTIARGFDVKANFPQCVGAIDGKHIRVCNPANSGSLFFNYKAFFSIVLLAIVDSNYKFVFVDIGAYGKECDSTILQNSKLYELMINNNLPLPQPQPLSGSNIPTPYVFVGDEAFGLSKHIMRPYGGQNLDLQQKVFNYRLSRARRYVECAFGIMANKWRIFHRPIDVSYDFATDIIKACCVLHNFVADRDGFRQRDKFAISVDEFLPIQPVHEEQTAPNVIRQQYATYFMTRGTLPWQLNKV
- the LOC120626180 gene encoding protein ALP1-like isoform X1, which produces MDRKRRLALLLLLRHRRNRRKITRRYWISPFISLRNRDGQFFFLEYRELLLDEKKFYNFFRMSVSSFECLLKSLEPHIRKNYTNMRNPVEPVEMLGITLRYLGSGNSITDLHFKFKRGKSTIAYIIQRVCRAIWTNLLRDNIPELTTESFQTIARGFDVKANFPQCVGAIDGKHIRVCNPANSGSLFFNYKAFFSIVLLAIVDSNYKFVFVDIGAYGKECDSTILQNSKLYELMINNNLPLPQPQPLSGSNIPTPYVFVGDEAFGLSKHIMRPYGGQNLDLQQKVFNYRLSRARRYVECAFGIMANKWRIFHRPIDVSYDFATDIIKACCVLHNFVADRDGFRQRDKFAISVDEFLPIQPVHEEQTAPNVIRQQYATYFMTRGTLPWQLNKV
- the LOC120626181 gene encoding uncharacterized protein LOC120626181, with the translated sequence MNTIEEIDIDYLITLIQEREIIWDKSNVDFKNKNLKTKAWEDISKVLFPDYENFTAERKNKVGNDLIKKWRSVKDNYFRYSKKLKEASKSGSGATKLKKYHLYNQLLFLRKVEQNATESSLDSPREINNESTSTNDDITTDNTPRYVPVARKRAMQMDEFEREGLKLLKEPENRHMSFFRAILPSIQEFSDRETLRFQSKVIQIIDEMRYGQTSSYVSGPSTSHQPPYGYQTANFQSTYISDFNNSITSPETSQASEETEYDFSNL